The proteins below come from a single Miscanthus floridulus cultivar M001 chromosome 1, ASM1932011v1, whole genome shotgun sequence genomic window:
- the LOC136479423 gene encoding polygalacturonase ADPG2-like produces the protein MHSCLLALSTMASRTNKPQLQLVLWPSLLTLLFLSGALEAAAGTGTSTSSVSSIGSSADGAPAASTGRRSLAAASQSVFSLDRYGARGDGSHDDTQALAQAWNAACTSPRPAVLLVPGGKRYLLKLVTLHGPCKSSVTVTVKGTLVASPNRSDWSDEDRRHWIVFRQVDWLTVNGGGAVDGNGETWWKTSCKTNKALPCKEAPTALSFHFCTSLRVQDLKVVDSQQIHVSIEDCTGVQLTGLSITAPGTSPNTDGIHITRSNDVQVTNCEIKTGDDCLSIESGTHNLHVSQVVCGPGHGISIGSLGDDNSRAEVSGITIDSVQLYGTTNGARIKTYQGGSGYAKDITFQNMVMYNVANPIIIDQNYCDKATPCEAQGSAVEISNVVFKNIRGTTVTMDAINLNCSNNVPCHGITLQNINLKMQGSNGKDAAKSTCQNARWRKCGTVLPQPCTSKN, from the exons ATGCATTCGTGCTTGTTAGCTCTGTCAACAATGGCGTCCCGAACAAACAAGCCGCAGCTGCAGCTTGTGTTGTGGCCGTCACTCCTCACGTTGCTCTTCTTGTCCGGCGCCCTTGAGGCTGCTGCGGGAACAGGCACCAGCACCTCCTCCGTGAGCTCCATCGGCTCCTCTGCCGATGGTGCACCTGCAGCTAGTACGGGCCGCAGGTCGCTGGCTGCGGCGTCGCAGAGCGTGTTCAGCCTCGACCGCTACGGCGCCCGCGGCGACGGGAGCCACGACGACACCCAGGCGCTAGCCCAGGCGTGGAACGCGGCGTGCACCTCTCCGCGGCCGGCCGTCCTGCTCGTCCCCGGCGGCAAGCGCTACCTGCTCAAGCTCGTCACTCTCCATGGCCCGTGCAAGTCCAGCGTCACGGTGACCGTGAAGGGCACGCTGGTGGCGTCGCCGAACCGGTCCGACTGGAGCGACGAGGACCGGCGGCACTGGATCGTGTTCCGTCAGGTCGACTGGCTCACCGTCAATGGCGGCGGCGCCGTCGACGGCAACGGCGAGACGTGGTGGAAGACCTCGTGCAAGACCAACAAGGCTCTC CCGTGCAAGGAAGCCCCAACGGCGCTGTCGTTCCACTTCTGTACGAGCTTGAGAGTGCAGGATCTGAAGGTTGTCGACAGCCAGCAGATCCACGTGTCCATTGAGGATTGCACCGGCGTGCAGCTGACAGGCCTGTCGATCACGGCGCCCGGCACCAGTCCCAACACCGACGGCATCCACATCACACGCAGCAATGATGTGCAGGTTACCAACTGCGAGATCAAGACCG GTGATGACTGCCTGTCCATCGAGTCCGGGACGCACAACCTCCATGTGTCCCAAGTCGTGTGTGGGCCGGGGCATGGGATCAGCATCGGGAGTTTAGGAGACGACAACTCGAGAGCCGAAGTCTCAGGCATCACCATAGATTCAGTACAATTATACGGCACGACCAATGGAGCACGCATCAAGACGTACCAGGGAGGAAGCGGGTACGCCAAGGACATCACGTTCCAAAACATGGTCATGTACAACGTCGCGAACCCGATCATCATCGATCAGAACTACTGCGACAAGGCTACGCCATGCGAAGCGCAGGGGTCAGCAGTGGAGATCAGCAATGTCGTGTTCAAGAACATCAGGGGGACGACAGTGACCATGGACGCCATCAATCTGAACTGCAGCAATAACGTCCCGTGCCATGGCATTACCCTGCAGAACATTAACCTAAAGATGCAGGGCAGTAACGGTAAGGATGCCGCAAAAAGCACCTGCCAGAATGCGAGATGGAGAAAATGTGGGACGGTTCTTCCACAGCCGTGCACCTCCAAAAACTAG
- the LOC136454875 gene encoding LOW QUALITY PROTEIN: uncharacterized protein (The sequence of the model RefSeq protein was modified relative to this genomic sequence to represent the inferred CDS: inserted 1 base in 1 codon) codes for MQGFVEIGGSAFPITPWRAAGGPTETTWWYHVKVVMENVPREAWNEEGVKLVLGEPCIFDNIDTSPEARETPDLLTSWVWMEDPDELPRSISYTFFAARAGQAMQINGLGPVPTRIPATPPVGREGDSLILVHLAGYQDWSPSSPDSGSGTSSEHGSSRTRFIPFEWMRGVLDGRAAQGRRAQPGGCRPPPSTYVRRNDHDDDNRGPRPREEMQKSSRVRQLFPGCSSERSVRVRTRSPPTYRQALMEELEPVEYVERGRTMARSPSRSGWKRDTLEHAAYEWERRRSRSPPKRAAAMGTAAVEQHFFDPLITEPAMPAYGGREWDSDPMVQESLATPVYNHPAICYYPDGDDRGAESPVYVPTSGPFAPSGPLSTLGQGGDDIVFGPGVQVSPMAQLVEESQVKEISDRVTKMDIDGTPRSGMILEAAGGAAELANAGGLGADEATVEDGGQAVAGALGAAASVGCATFCKVIFKDTTAPLLPRPNYQQLPRASRGRKRVMVATRTSLRQAARPSPVPISQRAQRKLMRELQFIDTPASPPDSVAMEYIDLYGQDLPDQAVDIIRAAARLGDKKLAKVLAALESKLSNINSFLQAEFLGQHGWGLEYIKADETXGGIIVAWNDDFIVATQPVKKPQSLTLRLAMKLTNTSFILTTVYGPTEHNTKNGFLSELISCQPAQSTPWICLGDFNLICDASNKNNGNINRTHMRKFRRALDAGELFELRLLNRRYTWSNGRASPTLVHLDRVFCNHDWSNLFSEIGLQALSSSLSDHCPLFLCSQKQQPRKATFRFEHFWIRIQDFNEVVSQAWAKPIAGINPMMRLHNRLRITASDLKAWSKSLFSNARLQLNLANEAILRLETAQETRQLSETELNLLKDLKHQVLGWAAIERSRRRQCSRLTQIREGDACTKFFHQRANGRRKRNLIAYLKNQENDNDLDMPFTEEEVEHTIKMLPAEKAPGPDGFTGIFYKKCWQTIKDDIMIAMSSFYNLWAGPLEHLNGANIVLIPKTETPEYAKDFRPISLVHSFGKLITKTLAIRLSRHMDHLISSSQSAFIKGRCIHDNYMYVRNLARAYHRTKTPALLFKLDISKAFDTVSWDYLIEMMEHHGFSPRWRDWISLLLCSSRSSILVNGTEGEEIKHARGLRQGDPLSPYLFILAIDALQKVLELATNDGVHSPLRGRCAKIRLSLYVDDAVIFLNPNREEVASLLNIFSHFGATTGLRLNWTKCSVAPIRCAGINLDQVLEPFAGLKVHFPITYLGLPLTLGRLKIVHLQGILDKARKKLAGWQGRLLNPAGRRELVRSVLSAIPIYMLTSLNAPKQLLEDLDKLRRRFLWAGDGEITGGKCKVAWPLVARPIRHGGLGILDMERFSRALRLRWLWLTWSKRPWAGMQLPVDEKDIALFSAATKVIIGNGRRAPFWTSCWIRGRSPASLFPSLYTHVKRKKRIVREAVFYGKLIQDIAHNLNAEILRDFVELWKFIHTLHLDQSCEQEDTIVWTLESSGEYSAKSAYEIQFCGQTFSNFPKLIWKAWATPRIKFFLWLLLQDRVWTAARLQLRGWENNYFCALCERNLETAVHLFTDCPFAREVWTMVATWSSCLNLQPEGWNDYNDMEEWFFAITSIGTKAAHSLAMLTTWHIWKERNAIVFQQNHSTVQALFARIKDEFSNWASAGGGPSASSGLR; via the exons ATGCAGGGCTTCGTGGAGATTGGGGGTTCTGCCTTCCCGATCACGCCCTGGCGCGCAGCTGGTGGACCGACGGAGACGACATGGTGGTACCACGTGAAGGTCGTCATGGAGAACGTGCCCAGGGAAGCTTGGAACGAGGAGGGGGTCAAGCTCGTTCTCGGCGAACCCTGCATCTTCGACAACATTGACACCAGCCCGGAGGCTAGGGAGACGCCGGACCTCCTGACCTCTTGGGTCTGGATGGAGGACCCTGACGAGTTACCGAGGTCCATCTCCTACACCTTCTTCGCTGCCAGGGCCGGCCAGGCAATGCAGATCAATGGGCTTGGGCCGGTGCCAACCCGCATCCCGGCCACACCGCCAGTTGGGCGGGAGGGTGACAGCCTGATCCTGGTACATCTGGCGGGCTATCAGGACTGGAGCCCGTCCTCCCCAGACTCGGGCTCTGGTACGTCCTCGGAGCATGGCAGCTCGAGGACGCGGTTCATCCCCTTCGAGTGGATGCGCGGCGTCCTGGACGGGAGGGCGGCCCAGGGCAGGCGTGCACAACCTGGTGGATGCCGGCCGCCTCCCTCCACGTACGTGCGTAGGAACGACCACGACGACGACAACAGGGGCCCTCGCCCCAGGGAGGAGATGCAGAAGTCCTCCAGGGTCCGCCAGCTGTTCCCGGGCTGCTCCTCGGAGAGGTCCGTGCGTGTTCGCACGCGCTCGCCGCCGACATATCGCCAGGCGCTAATGGAGGAGCTGGAGCCGGTGGAGTATGTGGAGCGCGGGCGCACGATGGCCCGCTCTCCGTCGCGGTCCGGGTGGAAACGTGACACCCTGGAGCACGCGGCGTACGAGTGGGAGCGACGCCGCTCGCGCTCCCCTCCCAAAAGGGCGGCTGCCATGGGCACGGCTGCAGTGGAGCAGCACTTCTTCGACCCGCTGATTACTGAGCCAGCAATGCCGGCCTATGGTGGCCGTGAGTGGGATTCTGATCCCATGGTGCAGGAGTCTTTGGCGACGCCGGTGTATAACCACCCGGCCATTTGCTACTACCCCGATGGTGACGATCGCGGAGCTGAGTCCCCAGTGTACGTGCCTACCTCGGGCCCCTTTGCCCCTAGTGGACCGCTGTCAACACTGGGACAGGGGGGAGATGACATTGTCTTCGGCCCGGGTGTCCAGGTGTCGCCGATGGCTCAGTTGGTGGAGGAGTCCCAGGTGAAGGAGATCTCTGATAGGGTGACCAAGATGGACATCGACGGCACCCCTCGGTCAGGTATGATACTCGAGGCTGCTGGTGGAGCAGCAGAGCTTGCTAATGCAGGAGGACTGGGCGCTGATGAGGCCACGGTGGAGGACGGTGGGCAAGCTGTGGCTGGGGCATTGGGCGCTGCGGCGTCCGTCGGCTGTGCGACTTTTTGCAAGGTGATCTTCAAGGACACTACTGCACCGCTCCTGCCGAGGCCGAACTACCAGCAGCTGCCGAGGGCGAGCAGGGGCCGCAAGCGGGTGATGGTGGCCACCCGCACCAGTCTTAGGCAGGCTGCCCGACCTTCGCCGGTACCGATCTCACAGAGGGCGCAGCGGAAGCTCATGAGGGAGCTCCAGTTCATAGACACACCTGCTTCACCTCCTGATTCGGTGGCCATGGAGTACATTGATCTGTATGGGCAGGACCTACCAGACCAGGCTGTTGACATCATCAGAGCTGCTGCTAGGCTGGGCGACAAGAAGCTGGCCAAAGTCCTTGCGGCACTG GAGAGTAAATTAAGCAACATAAACTCTTTTTTGCAAGCTGAATTCCTGGGACAACATGGATGGGGTTTGGAATACATCAAGGCTGATGAAA AGGGGGGTATTATTGTTGCTTGGAACGATGACTTCATTGTGGCGACCCAGCCGGTCAAGAAACCTCAAAGCCTGACTTTGAGATTGGCTATGAAATTAACCAACACCTCTTTTATATTGACAACTGTATATGGTCCGACTGAACACAACACAAAGAATGGCTTCCTATCAGAACTGATTAGCTGTCAGCCTGCGCAAAGTACTCCATGGATCTGCCTTGGGGATTTCAATTTGATCTGTGATGCTAGTAACAAGAATAATGGTAATATAAATCGTACTCACATGAGAAAGTTTAGGAGGGCGCTAGACGCAGGCGAGTTGTTTGAGCTTAGATTGTTGAATCGACGATACACCTGGAGTAATGGGAGAGCCTCACCAACGCTGGTTCACCTGGACCGAGTATTTTGCAACCATGACTGGTCCAACCTTTTCTCGGAGATTGGCCTACAAGCTCTCTCGAGTTCCCTCTCCGATCACTGTCCACTATTCTTATGTAGCCAAAAACAACAACCGAGGAAAGCTACTTTCAGATTTGAACATTTCTGGATAAGGATCCAAGATTTTAATGAAGTGGTCTCGCAAGCCTGGGCCAAACCTATTGCTGGCATCAACCCAATGATGAGACTACACAATCGCCTGAGGATAACCGCTTCTGATCTGAAAGCTTGGAGCAAATCTCTTTTCAGCAATGCACGATTGCAACTCAACTTGGCAAACGAAGCAATTCTTCGCTTGGAAACCGCTCAGGAAACCAGACAGCTCTCAGAGACCGAACTGAATCTTTTGAAGGACCTAAAACACCAAGTGCTGGGGTGGGCGGCGATTGAAAGGTCAAGACGACGACAGTGTTCGCGGCTGACCCAAATAAGAGAGGGAGATGCGTGCACAAAATTTTTCCATCAACGTGCTAACGGAAGGCGAAAGAGAAACCTGATTGCTTACCTCAAAAACCAGGAAAAT GACAATGATTTAGATATGCCTTTCACTGAGGAAGAAGTGGAACATACCATCAAGATGCTCCCTGCAGAAAAGGCTCCGGGACCTGATGGTTTCACTGGAATTTTTTACAAAAAATGCTGGCAGACGATCAAGGATGACATAATGATAGCAATGAGCTCCTTTTACAATCTATGGGCAGGACCTCTGGAACATCTCAATGGAGCCAATATTGTCCTCATCCCTAAAACTGAAACACCTGAGTATGCGAAGGACTTTAGGCCCATCAGCCTAGTGCACTCCTTTGGAAAGCTGATAACAAAGACTCTGGCCATCAGGCTATCAAGACACATGGACCATTTGATCTCATCTTCACAGAGTGCTTTCATCAAAGGACGCTGCATACATGATAACTACATGTACGTGAGGAACCTGGCGCGAGCATATCACCGAACTAAGACGCCGGCTTTGCTTTTCAAGCTAGACATCTCAAAAGCCTTCGACACGGTCTCCTGGGATTATTTGATAGAGATGATGGAACATCATGGTTTCAGCCCGAGATGGAGGGATTGGATATCCTTGCTGTTATGCTCTTCACGCTCGTCCATCCTGGTTAATGGCACTGAAGGGGAAGAAATTAAACATGCTAGGGGTCTGAGGCAGGGTGACCCCCTATCCCCATACCTATTCATCCTAGCAATTGATGCGCTTCAAAAGGTCCTGGAGCTAGCGACAAATGATGGTGTCCACTCCCCCCTGCGTGGAAGATGTGCTAAAATTAGACTTTCTCTATATGTGGATGACGCAGTCATCTTCCTGAACCCAAACAGAGAAGAAGTCGCATCCTTACTGAATATCTTCAGTCATTTTGGGGCGACGACTGGGCTGAGATTAAACTGGACAAAATGCTCAGTAGCTCCCATAAGATGTGCCGGTATCAATCTGGATCAAGTTTTAGAACCATTTGCAGGCCTGAAGGTGCATTTTCCAATCACTTACCTGGGACTACCATTGACCTTGGGGAGACTGAAGATTGTTCATCTCCAAGGAATTTTAGACAAGGCAAGAAAGAAGCTAGCTGGCTGGCAAGGACGCTTACTGAATCCGGCAGGGAGAAGAGAGCTTGTGCGCTCAGTCCTCAGTGCGATTCCAATTTATATGCTAACCTCTCTCAACGCACCAAAACAACTACTGGAAGATCTCGACAAGCTAAGAAGACGATTCCTGTGGGCTGGAGATGGAGAAATCACAGGTGGGAAATGCAAGGTGGCTTGGCCTTTGGTTGCAAGACCTATCCGCCATGGAGGCCTCGGAATCTTAGATATGGAGAGGTTCAGTAGAGCATTAAGACTGCGCTGGTTATGGCTAACGTGGAGTA AAAGACCGTGGGCTGGGATGCAGCTACCTGTGGATGAGAAGGACATCGCCCTTTTCTCGGCGGCAACCAAAGTAATCATAGGCAATGGCAGGAGAGCGCCGTTCTGGACCTCGTGCTGGATCAGGGGGCGGTCACCGGCCTCCCTTTTCCCGAGCCTGTACACGCATGTAAAGCGGAAGAAAAGGATAGTGCGCGAGGCCGTTTTTTACGGTAAGCTTATTCAGGACATTGCACACAATCTCAATGCAGAGATATTGAGAGACTTTGTCGAGCTGTGGAAATTTATACACACCTTGCATCTGGACCAATCATGTGAGCAAGAGGACACTATTGTTTGGACTCTTGAGAGCTCAGGCGAGTACAGTGCCAAGTCGGCCTATGAAATTCAGTTCTGCGGTCAGACTTTCTCCAATTTTCCAAAACTGATCTGGAAGGCATGGGCGACACCCCGCATCAAATTTTTCTTATGGTTGCTCCTGCAAGACCGAGTCTGGACAGCAGCCAGGCTGCAGTTGAGGGGATGGGAAAACAACTATTTTTGTGCTCTGTGTGAAAGGAATTTGGAGACTGCCGTCCATCTATTCACGGATTGCCCGTTTGCGAGAGAAGTCTGGACGATGGTAGCAACATGGAGCAGTTGCCTTAACCTTCAGCCGGAGGGTTGGAACGACTACAACGACATGGAAGAGTGGTTCTTTGCAATCACAAGTATCGGAACGAAAGCGGCGCACTCACTAGCAATGCTGACTACCTGGCATATTTGGAAGGAAAGAAATGCTATTGTTTTCCAACAAAACCATAGCACCGTACAGGCACTGTTCGCCAGGATCAAGGATGAGTTCTCCAATTGGGCGTCAGCAGGGGGAGGACCTTCCGCTTCCTCAGGATTGAGATGA